taatcccagtggtcgcgatcggcgcgatgggcgggttgttaactgtgttgacaccctgatcgcccgtatggggatcatggagcgTCTCCGTGTTATGCGGGCCGCGGGAGCGCGCCCTAAAGACTGcattgagatgatcacgcagatcacctcggtgtacacggTAGCGTCCTCCTTGCTGTGTTTGCACAGAGCCAGACCTCGTATACCTGCTTGGAGTACGGTCATGCGAGGATGAagaggctgactctgcgtcgttatctcgagggtgacgactgcgagggttgcggcgctcaggatcctcgtcggtttgtgcgctctggttaggCAACCTTGCGTATTGGTCTCTTGACgtcgggtgattcaagtccaagatttcaggatcagttcttcgttccctgcgtgcatggttagtttgacgtcgagaaaccgttacctgagggttttcgTTACGAACGGCAGGGAcccgaggagggcgtcgagctcggctctgtccatccacctcggcttgtagtgctcgcAGCTGATCCTGGATTGCGGCGTATTGATCAGTCGTGAGCTGGACCACTCCTTCGGACACGACCGCCGGGGTGACAGGGGGaaagtgcatggttgctggtggtgtggacgtgccTCCGACTTGAGGACCAGTTGTTTCAGGAAATAGGTTGAGtggtctgatgttgctcctccctaccccgccgttgatgacgtctacaggtggcactccggttccaggcaatggtacgctcatcgttccaatgttgatggattcattgttagctccgttagcgtgatttccagccatgttgAGTGAtgttctttgaagtgaataGAATCTTACAGTcgaattcccacagacggcgccaaatgttgttactgatatttcgcaacaccaaaaagtacaatttaactggtaaaagagagaattatttgagagatgacaaatgcgagtattcaacctagaatggcgagtactcgaataggaatgcgagagtaaacaacaaagctggaaaaataaatgagacggtgaattatagtggttcagtcagatttcgttctgcttagtccactgtagcaagggattcgtaggtccattttcacggtggatcacccctttatatacaaagcaggtgcccaatcggttacatgaggatcacatttattgttaatccattatttacacattgaattgcaatgactaaactcaaacaacgttaacattaataaatgtatgacagttactgaattcatcaacgtatgcgtctttcgcatctgcgagttgaccgttcatgttccgtctgttgagctcgtaggatcgcacatacgtttggaacgtctgcgtccttaagtaatcgcccgttgtagacgtcgcatgttgaagctggtaacatctggacatgcgaacttatattggtcTGTTAGGGCTGTTGGGTCGCTGGGACCAAGACTGCCTCATAGGGCATCGGTCTCCATACTcgtcgcggaggtatagagggagacactcgcacatgttctgacatatgcgagttgggtctaccctgcatgatgaggATTATGGTTATGCGGTGTGAATTAGGTCGCACCCGcaatatctcgctggttttatcctgggcgaggtctaaacttcgagaagtctctcacggacatttcagctttcattgggaatctgaatacacgtgtccttttaaagaggagtctggtctcgagtttctaggtgagagaaatctcactataacaaatGTCATTACAAACTGTTTGATACAAAACAAAGATAATGCCATTACAAACTTAGTGATTAACACTTCTAGTTAatcataaaaaatacaaaaccaATAACACAAATAGTAATGAGAATGGTTTTCAAGTTCTTCAACAACCATATATGACCACAATCACACTCCTGAACATTGCTACATCCTTTTGGAATGTCCTTGAATTCTTTCAAATCTTCATTTGACTCATACAACATCAACTGATCTTCAAGCTTACTTATCTTCCTCAGAAGTCCTGGTATTAACTCTCTGCACTTCATACAAGAATCAACATCCACCCATTCAAAAAACTTACACCCTCTACCATCCTCCTGTGGATAAATTTCAAACTTTTCACCTTGAATAACTTAACATAAACAATAATATTCAAAAACAAAACTG
Above is a genomic segment from Cannabis sativa cultivar Pink pepper isolate KNU-18-1 unplaced genomic scaffold, ASM2916894v1 Contig3, whole genome shotgun sequence containing:
- the LOC115710415 gene encoding uncharacterized protein At4g04775-like; the protein is MDGEGSYSSSTRRRSKGVVSSGYQRDPQNCYCGIPWIVRTSWTEANPGRCFRKCRLAYEDGRGCKFFEWVDVDSCMKCRELIPGLLRKISKLEDQLMLYESNEDLKEFKDIPKGCSNVQECDCGHIWLLKNLKTILITICVIGFVFFMIN